In the genome of Nocardioides seonyuensis, one region contains:
- a CDS encoding DUF6112 family protein, with the protein MILHPAASIGGPNFGAVGGADDLRAIVGALLTYGLIFAVLMLIVSATTWALAANGGSWHTAQKAKTGVLVALAGATLTGGALAWANWLLDLGAHL; encoded by the coding sequence ATGATCCTTCATCCGGCTGCGTCTATTGGCGGCCCCAACTTCGGAGCCGTCGGCGGCGCCGACGACCTCCGAGCCATCGTTGGTGCCCTTCTGACCTACGGTTTGATCTTCGCCGTACTCATGCTCATCGTCTCCGCGACCACCTGGGCGCTCGCTGCCAACGGAGGTAGTTGGCACACGGCCCAGAAGGCCAAGACCGGCGTGCTCGTCGCCCTCGCCGGCGCGACCCTGACCGGCGGCGCGCTCGCTTGGGCGAACTGGCTGTTGGACCTCGGTGCCCACCTATAA
- a CDS encoding DUF6112 family protein: MRLSLSVLVPLDISISPNSNGLPGIGELKQIVGASMTIGLILAVLALIIAAVVWAMGSNSSNPHLAGRGKLGVLVALGAAIACGASVTLVNFFWNVGQRV, from the coding sequence ATGCGCCTTTCACTCTCGGTCCTCGTACCGCTCGACATCTCCATCAGTCCGAACTCCAACGGATTGCCCGGTATCGGCGAGCTGAAGCAGATAGTCGGAGCGTCGATGACGATCGGACTGATTCTCGCCGTGCTCGCTCTGATCATCGCCGCGGTGGTGTGGGCGATGGGGTCGAACTCCTCCAATCCCCATCTCGCCGGTCGCGGCAAGCTCGGCGTCCTTGTCGCACTCGGTGCAGCCATCGCGTGCGGGGCCTCGGTGACGTTGGTGAACTTCTTCTGGAACGTCGGCCAGAGAGTCTGA
- a CDS encoding conjugal transfer protein TrbL: MGVCDVPVIHTVCNVAGDAAGEIITAPFEWLAHGMGGAAEWMFASVWKAIDTTTYVDVTGGQYTKVYNIMFGIAVFVMLAFFMLQVIGGMIRREPAAMTRALLGLAKSILGSFVALALLATALQVTDQLSIGIVNAAGTNMNQMGDKITLLAAGITTINLASPGAGAILTIFLASLALMASLIVWFSLLIRKALLLIAIVFAPIALAGSSWDHTRSWVSRWAMFVIAMILSKVVLVVIFLIATAQISAPIDADLQSVSQPIAGVVLMLMAGFAPYLTYKAIAFMGFDMYHAMSAEQEAKSALNRPMPVPLSRGGSQPAKVLGDAGSGGGTSGRGTSPSPSGAGGGGGGPAPAGTVGGSSGGSAGGGPGRSAGSASGGSSGAGSAGGGAAGGAAAGGAVGAGIVAAKEAAAAGPRLGQFVAATPGNHAESAQAPRNGSAPPHVADTTLPEKPDRGGSR, from the coding sequence ATGGGAGTCTGCGACGTCCCCGTCATCCACACCGTCTGCAACGTCGCCGGCGACGCGGCGGGTGAGATCATCACCGCACCCTTCGAGTGGCTCGCTCACGGCATGGGCGGTGCCGCGGAGTGGATGTTCGCGTCGGTGTGGAAGGCCATCGACACCACGACGTACGTCGACGTGACCGGCGGTCAGTACACGAAGGTCTACAACATCATGTTCGGCATCGCGGTCTTCGTGATGCTCGCATTCTTCATGCTCCAGGTCATCGGCGGCATGATCCGCCGCGAACCCGCGGCCATGACCCGCGCTCTCCTCGGGCTCGCCAAATCGATCCTCGGCTCGTTCGTCGCCCTCGCCTTACTCGCCACCGCGCTGCAGGTCACCGACCAGCTCAGCATCGGCATCGTCAACGCCGCCGGCACCAACATGAACCAGATGGGCGACAAGATCACCCTCCTGGCCGCCGGAATCACCACCATCAACCTCGCTTCGCCCGGCGCAGGCGCGATCCTGACGATCTTCCTCGCCAGCCTCGCTCTCATGGCTTCGCTGATCGTCTGGTTCAGCCTCCTGATCCGCAAGGCCCTGTTGCTGATCGCGATCGTCTTCGCGCCCATCGCGCTCGCCGGATCCAGCTGGGATCACACCCGCTCGTGGGTGTCGCGGTGGGCGATGTTCGTGATCGCGATGATCCTCTCGAAGGTCGTGCTGGTCGTGATCTTCCTGATCGCCACCGCCCAGATCTCCGCGCCCATCGACGCCGACCTGCAGTCGGTCAGCCAACCCATCGCCGGTGTCGTACTCATGCTGATGGCCGGGTTCGCGCCCTACCTGACCTACAAGGCCATCGCCTTCATGGGCTTCGACATGTACCACGCCATGTCCGCAGAGCAGGAAGCCAAGTCCGCTCTCAACCGCCCGATGCCCGTGCCCCTCTCTCGAGGTGGATCCCAGCCCGCCAAGGTCCTGGGCGACGCAGGAAGTGGTGGCGGTACGTCGGGTCGTGGCACGTCGCCCTCTCCCTCCGGCGCTGGCGGCGGAGGTGGTGGCCCGGCACCTGCGGGCACCGTCGGCGGAAGCTCAGGTGGCAGCGCGGGCGGCGGCCCAGGCAGGAGCGCTGGTAGTGCGTCGGGGGGCTCCAGCGGCGCCGGCTCCGCCGGAGGTGGCGCAGCTGGCGGTGCGGCTGCTGGGGGAGCCGTCGGAGCAGGGATCGTGGCCGCGAAGGAAGCCGCCGCAGCCGGTCCCCGGCTGGGGCAGTTCGTCGCAGCCACGCCCGGCAACCACGCCGAGTCTGCACAGGCGCCCCGGAACGGGTCCGCGCCTCCGCATGTTGCTGACACCACCCTGCCTGAGAAACCAGACCGGGGTGGGTCGCGATGA
- a CDS encoding SCO6880 family protein, translating into MSTTTEPGLTPIKFSRLSRRGVLLGLSGPQLTVVGTAAGSLILALYVGAALLAVPVITACLSVAFVKIGGRTLVEWAPIATVWAWRSTGGQLNYRRRILKPRPAGTLALPGDAARLRQWVDVETGAVMVHDPHAATLTAIIGLTHPAFVLLDPSEQERRVVTWGRVLATACRSGRIASLQVMERTLPESGKGLADWWRRHGAHDNTWVSKTYAELVDRAGPAGERHASTISISLDMKTASRSVRAAGGGMRGAGAVLRQEMATMVAALKSADLSPGDWLTPGDLALILRSAYDPAVAGALERHGDLGRDLATAGPVTVTESWGSLRSDSAHHCVLWISEWPRSLVFPGFLAPLLLSSGVRRTFTLLYTPMRTDRAARDIRKKKTEYISDAAQRQKIGQIEDAQQSAEYQDVLQQEADLTAGHGVLRVTGLVAISATDPDELERAVATVEQAAIQASCETRRLWGQQAQGFAAAALPVARSM; encoded by the coding sequence ATGAGTACGACGACCGAGCCGGGACTGACGCCGATCAAGTTCTCCCGCCTCTCACGCCGCGGCGTACTGCTCGGCCTTTCCGGACCACAACTCACCGTCGTCGGCACGGCGGCCGGGTCTCTAATCCTGGCGCTGTACGTCGGTGCCGCCCTGCTCGCCGTACCCGTCATCACGGCCTGCTTGAGCGTGGCATTCGTCAAGATCGGCGGCCGGACGCTCGTCGAGTGGGCACCCATCGCCACCGTCTGGGCCTGGCGATCCACCGGCGGGCAACTCAACTACCGGCGACGCATCCTCAAACCACGTCCTGCTGGCACCCTCGCCCTCCCCGGGGACGCGGCTAGGTTGCGGCAATGGGTCGACGTCGAGACCGGAGCGGTCATGGTGCACGACCCGCACGCCGCGACCCTGACCGCGATCATCGGCCTCACCCACCCCGCGTTCGTCCTCCTCGACCCCTCGGAACAGGAACGCCGCGTCGTGACCTGGGGACGCGTTCTCGCCACCGCCTGCCGATCCGGACGGATCGCGTCGCTTCAGGTCATGGAACGCACGCTGCCCGAGTCCGGCAAAGGCCTCGCCGACTGGTGGCGGCGCCACGGCGCCCACGACAACACCTGGGTGTCGAAAACGTATGCGGAACTCGTCGACCGCGCCGGCCCCGCAGGTGAACGCCACGCAAGCACGATCTCAATCTCCCTCGACATGAAGACCGCCAGCAGGTCCGTCCGAGCCGCCGGAGGAGGAATGCGTGGGGCAGGCGCCGTACTACGGCAAGAGATGGCCACCATGGTCGCGGCTTTGAAGTCGGCCGACCTCTCCCCCGGCGACTGGCTCACCCCAGGCGACCTCGCCCTGATCCTTCGCTCCGCGTACGACCCCGCGGTGGCCGGCGCCCTCGAACGACACGGCGACCTCGGCCGCGACCTTGCCACCGCCGGCCCCGTAACCGTCACCGAATCCTGGGGTTCGCTGCGCAGCGACTCCGCGCACCACTGCGTCCTGTGGATCAGCGAATGGCCCCGCTCACTCGTCTTCCCAGGCTTCCTCGCGCCCCTGCTGCTGTCGTCGGGGGTGCGCCGCACCTTCACGCTGCTCTACACGCCGATGCGGACCGACCGTGCTGCCCGAGACATCCGCAAGAAGAAGACCGAGTACATCTCCGACGCCGCCCAGCGGCAGAAGATCGGCCAGATCGAAGACGCCCAACAATCAGCCGAATACCAGGACGTCCTCCAACAAGAAGCGGACCTCACCGCCGGCCACGGTGTCCTGCGCGTCACTGGTCTCGTCGCTATCAGCGCGACTGATCCCGACGAACTCGAGCGGGCCGTCGCCACTGTCGAGCAGGCCGCGATCCAGGCCTCGTGCGAAACCCGGCGGCTGTGGGGGCAGCAGGCTCAGGGCTTCGCCGCCGCGGCGCTGCCCGTGGCCAGAAGCATGTAG
- a CDS encoding ATP-binding protein, translating to MTDDERLHTSVLVSPTKERRRDRKFRDGAARSMAQHDRDTRRTSAKQAYDDLKAERRATAVLPKAGEPGPAALRTFGRFKLPRHQDTSATLAGAYPFLAEGGLSSEGVFVGQDLYSGSSFVYDPWILYARGLITAPNLVLAGIVGSGKSSLAKSLYTRSIPFGRRVYVPGDPKGEHTAVAEAVGGRAIALGHGMINRLNPLDEGHRPVGLDDAQWSSQVASRRRDLVGALAETVLERRLTPLEHTAVDIAIDRTVRGSDVPVLPMIVDRLLSPDQVDDPNGRLTEDARLVGHALRRLVAGDLAGLFDGPSTVRFDPALPMISLDLSRVAENATLISVLMTCASAWMESALMDPAGGQRWVVYDEAWRLMSHPALLRRMDAQWRMARHYGIANMLIFHKLTDLDNVGDSGSAMRALASSLLANAETRIVYRQEADQLGATSTALGLTGTEQALIPTLGTGQGLWRIKDRSFVVQHQMHPDELRVFDTSSRMLTGA from the coding sequence GTGACCGACGACGAGCGGCTGCACACCTCGGTCCTCGTGTCGCCGACCAAGGAGCGGCGGCGCGACCGCAAATTCCGGGACGGCGCGGCTCGTTCGATGGCCCAGCACGACCGCGACACCCGCCGAACGTCGGCCAAGCAGGCGTACGACGACCTCAAGGCTGAGCGCCGCGCGACCGCCGTGCTGCCGAAGGCTGGCGAGCCTGGTCCAGCAGCGCTGCGAACCTTTGGCCGGTTCAAGCTCCCCCGGCACCAGGACACCTCCGCGACCCTCGCTGGGGCGTACCCGTTCCTCGCCGAAGGCGGCTTGAGCAGCGAGGGCGTGTTCGTGGGCCAGGACCTCTACTCCGGATCCTCCTTCGTCTACGACCCGTGGATCCTTTACGCGCGGGGACTCATCACCGCACCGAACCTCGTCCTCGCCGGCATCGTCGGTTCGGGCAAGTCGTCACTGGCCAAGAGCCTCTACACGCGATCGATCCCTTTCGGTCGCCGTGTGTACGTCCCTGGTGACCCGAAGGGTGAACACACCGCTGTCGCCGAAGCCGTCGGTGGGCGAGCCATCGCACTCGGGCATGGAATGATCAACCGGCTCAACCCACTCGACGAAGGCCACCGGCCCGTTGGACTCGACGACGCCCAATGGTCCAGCCAAGTCGCATCGCGCCGACGCGACCTGGTCGGCGCACTCGCCGAAACGGTTCTCGAGCGGCGGTTGACCCCGCTCGAGCACACGGCTGTCGACATCGCCATCGACCGCACCGTCCGCGGTTCCGACGTACCAGTCCTCCCCATGATCGTCGATCGACTCCTCAGCCCGGATCAGGTCGATGACCCCAACGGTCGCCTCACCGAGGACGCGCGACTCGTCGGCCACGCCCTGCGCCGACTCGTCGCCGGCGACCTCGCCGGCTTGTTCGACGGCCCATCAACAGTGAGGTTCGACCCGGCTCTGCCAATGATCTCCCTCGACCTCTCCCGCGTCGCCGAGAACGCGACCCTCATCTCGGTCCTGATGACATGCGCATCAGCGTGGATGGAATCCGCACTCATGGACCCCGCGGGCGGGCAACGCTGGGTCGTGTACGACGAAGCCTGGCGGCTCATGTCCCACCCCGCACTGCTGCGCAGGATGGACGCCCAATGGCGGATGGCCAGGCACTACGGGATCGCCAACATGCTGATCTTCCACAAGCTCACCGACCTCGACAACGTCGGTGACTCCGGCTCCGCCATGCGCGCCCTCGCCTCATCACTGCTCGCCAACGCTGAGACCCGGATCGTGTACCGGCAAGAGGCAGATCAACTCGGCGCCACCTCGACCGCGCTCGGACTGACCGGCACCGAGCAGGCGCTCATCCCCACCCTCGGCACGGGTCAAGGGCTCTGGCGGATCAAAGATCGCTCATTCGTGGTCCAGCATCAGATGCATCCAGACGAACTCCGAGTCTTCGACACCTCCAGCCGAATGTTGACTGGCGCTTGA
- a CDS encoding PIN domain-containing protein, producing the protein MVDPLTAAAAASAATGTAKGISGAAGRQIVVFLGKRTQRIRVARAVSKKAKSEGIEVGWRTLASWLKTEDVREAVTKGDTDQLQSALERLEFTMVDAANLDIAAAVARVVELIRNEALRRETVNDGRVAQTLRLEQTIKTTASEQRALLTAGGDEVAFTTALEKLHPWRATAARDLAAQWTPFRGLVITLAGERDRRSLLEQWATAPPAAMADAPAEAWCWLACVAGDYGASVAVVEFVAKGVDAGASASYWWARAGLSIGTGTPQDAALARDLWSRSVPKHPLAAAGEAIEKGDYSPAEEVLESWDADDPNDQSIKSILQTAAATGRGDFNRAIQIGIEGAADHPEGSGNTLRTAEALLSRGHHGLSEHPLSDFARAFDLAIQARDSRRTWLGDSVAPILTAVKASALATDIDRAWRLTQAPPEGTALPHEARDIRLRRESAILAAAMGRFENAQAVAESLDDPFVTHTVAGWKAFADDRPDDAEDAWLQAWEHAPNDTSRLQTASALAPLGKRLPDLGSLPDEYSLAVDHIKTIHEVMSSDEDMSLLRVRARDSEQLTVLLAERLVAQGKVADAAAVLEAGGARWNHPLMMRMAASRYESAGAYEKAFDVAATALSLGGPTWAGRLETLMIQFDSLESRGEFSRSLAVVREMATIAPGNLTVRWALVHSLVRAGSIEDAWRALTHEGRPVDPRDPADARTWIGLTAECDDSPEFVQRSLETMSAWVHEPDTVGVFLIQIYRGLTRHARDVADADIAELHKATADFTAAHPENQVFRSFTLDENDIVGSLTTMLKNRTAEDPAIKDLRERVGRGELPLGFVVELTSRTYVEVCIMTGAGLVFSHMPPAAEAGQAVAAAALGSRVVIDGSAAATLSLLNPAIVDRLIGAFLDLGTTDSAYRDALGAQQSLNMRSTMTLGWDDKQARPLITETSEEEADAFARRADRVVDLLARSERRGWPGLKRFAEFSGDGIWLSSLDLAMSEGRPFWCDDRSLRQMAASEGAQTFGTVDLLAALEAAGLLDHDLGIAARASLVAGYHVDLDFDADVLTLAAELDNWRPKGAAAALTRTHSWVDPAACVRFASTAMARVAPTSPAAIADWTAAVALGLVRITDGSVEAASQNLKILLTHQFSQPWLRPDTLPFVMQGIRTAVDDLPGTTDPLPAVLAHTYSQIAGKHGACQAAEFLLMLVANLGDQERATAARVILTSET; encoded by the coding sequence ATGGTGGATCCACTTACCGCGGCAGCGGCAGCATCTGCGGCGACCGGTACGGCCAAGGGAATCAGCGGTGCCGCTGGAAGGCAGATAGTCGTGTTCCTCGGGAAGCGGACCCAGCGCATCCGGGTCGCCCGAGCCGTCTCGAAGAAGGCGAAGTCTGAGGGCATCGAGGTCGGTTGGCGGACACTGGCTTCCTGGTTGAAGACCGAGGACGTGCGTGAAGCTGTTACAAAAGGCGACACCGATCAGCTCCAAAGCGCGCTTGAGCGGTTGGAGTTCACAATGGTGGATGCTGCCAACCTGGACATTGCCGCGGCTGTCGCGAGGGTGGTCGAACTCATTCGCAATGAAGCCCTGCGCCGGGAGACCGTAAACGACGGCCGAGTGGCACAAACGCTTCGTCTCGAACAGACGATTAAGACCACGGCCAGCGAGCAACGAGCGCTGCTCACAGCAGGCGGCGACGAGGTCGCGTTCACGACCGCCCTGGAGAAGCTCCATCCCTGGCGAGCAACAGCGGCCCGCGACCTCGCAGCCCAATGGACGCCCTTTCGGGGACTTGTGATCACCCTCGCCGGCGAGCGTGATCGACGGAGCCTCTTAGAACAGTGGGCAACCGCTCCCCCGGCCGCCATGGCAGACGCTCCCGCCGAAGCATGGTGCTGGCTCGCATGCGTCGCCGGCGATTACGGGGCCAGCGTGGCAGTCGTGGAGTTCGTCGCGAAGGGAGTCGACGCGGGTGCCTCTGCCTCGTACTGGTGGGCCCGAGCCGGCCTGAGCATCGGAACCGGCACGCCACAAGACGCCGCGCTTGCAAGAGATCTGTGGTCGCGTTCGGTCCCGAAGCACCCACTCGCTGCAGCGGGCGAAGCAATCGAGAAGGGCGACTACTCGCCTGCCGAGGAGGTCCTCGAATCCTGGGACGCGGACGATCCCAACGACCAGTCGATCAAGTCCATTCTGCAGACCGCGGCAGCAACCGGTCGCGGCGACTTCAATCGGGCCATCCAGATCGGAATCGAAGGCGCAGCCGACCATCCCGAGGGCAGCGGCAACACGCTGCGTACCGCCGAGGCCCTGCTCTCACGCGGCCACCACGGGCTGAGCGAACACCCGCTCAGCGACTTTGCCCGCGCCTTCGACCTGGCCATCCAGGCTCGCGACTCCCGTCGAACATGGCTCGGCGACAGTGTCGCCCCGATCCTGACAGCGGTGAAAGCATCCGCGCTGGCCACCGACATCGACCGGGCATGGCGCCTCACGCAAGCTCCGCCAGAGGGAACCGCTCTCCCACACGAGGCTCGCGACATCCGACTACGACGAGAGTCGGCGATTCTTGCCGCCGCAATGGGCAGATTCGAGAACGCGCAGGCAGTGGCCGAGTCTCTCGATGATCCGTTCGTTACTCACACCGTCGCCGGTTGGAAGGCCTTCGCAGACGACCGTCCCGACGACGCCGAGGATGCCTGGCTCCAAGCCTGGGAACACGCTCCGAATGACACATCGCGGCTCCAGACCGCGTCCGCCCTGGCACCGCTGGGCAAGCGCCTCCCCGACCTGGGTTCCCTGCCCGACGAGTACAGCTTGGCCGTCGACCACATCAAGACCATCCACGAGGTGATGAGCAGCGACGAGGACATGTCGTTGCTTCGTGTCAGGGCCCGCGATTCTGAGCAGCTCACCGTCCTCCTTGCAGAACGGCTCGTCGCGCAGGGGAAAGTTGCAGACGCGGCCGCAGTCCTTGAAGCCGGCGGCGCCCGCTGGAACCACCCTCTGATGATGAGGATGGCCGCATCACGGTACGAGAGCGCCGGGGCCTACGAGAAAGCGTTCGACGTGGCCGCCACGGCGCTGTCGCTCGGCGGCCCGACCTGGGCGGGACGCCTGGAAACCCTGATGATCCAGTTTGACTCGCTGGAGTCACGAGGTGAGTTTTCGCGGTCGTTGGCCGTCGTGCGTGAGATGGCCACCATCGCGCCAGGGAACCTCACCGTCCGCTGGGCCCTAGTGCACAGCCTGGTCCGAGCGGGCAGCATCGAGGACGCTTGGCGTGCCCTCACCCACGAGGGCAGGCCGGTCGACCCGCGCGACCCCGCCGACGCCCGGACTTGGATCGGCCTGACAGCAGAGTGCGACGACAGCCCAGAGTTCGTCCAACGCTCCCTCGAGACGATGAGCGCCTGGGTCCACGAGCCTGACACCGTCGGCGTGTTCCTCATCCAGATTTACCGCGGGCTCACCCGCCACGCACGCGACGTCGCCGACGCCGACATCGCCGAGCTTCACAAGGCGACCGCAGACTTCACCGCGGCGCATCCCGAGAACCAAGTGTTCCGGTCGTTCACGCTGGACGAGAACGACATCGTCGGTTCACTGACGACAATGCTCAAGAACCGAACAGCAGAAGACCCGGCGATCAAAGACCTTCGCGAACGCGTAGGACGTGGCGAACTACCGCTCGGATTCGTCGTCGAATTGACGAGCCGAACCTATGTCGAAGTCTGCATTATGACCGGCGCAGGCCTCGTGTTCAGCCACATGCCGCCAGCCGCCGAGGCCGGCCAAGCGGTCGCTGCGGCCGCCCTGGGCTCTCGAGTCGTCATCGACGGCTCTGCGGCGGCGACGCTCTCGCTCCTCAACCCGGCGATCGTCGACAGGCTGATCGGTGCTTTTCTGGATCTGGGAACGACGGACTCCGCCTACCGCGACGCGCTCGGCGCCCAGCAGAGCCTCAACATGCGGTCGACCATGACCTTGGGCTGGGACGACAAGCAAGCGCGTCCGCTGATTACCGAGACAAGCGAGGAGGAAGCCGACGCCTTCGCACGTCGCGCAGACCGGGTCGTTGACCTGTTGGCCCGCTCTGAGCGCCGGGGCTGGCCCGGACTCAAGCGGTTCGCGGAGTTCTCTGGCGACGGAATCTGGCTCAGCTCCCTCGACCTAGCCATGTCCGAGGGGCGGCCCTTCTGGTGCGACGACCGATCCCTTCGCCAGATGGCCGCCTCCGAAGGCGCTCAAACGTTCGGCACCGTCGACCTCCTCGCGGCTCTGGAAGCTGCCGGCCTACTCGATCACGACCTCGGGATCGCCGCACGCGCCAGCCTGGTCGCCGGCTACCACGTAGACCTGGACTTCGACGCGGACGTACTGACGCTCGCCGCCGAACTCGACAACTGGAGGCCCAAGGGCGCCGCCGCCGCACTTACACGCACCCACTCTTGGGTCGACCCCGCCGCATGCGTCCGATTCGCCAGCACAGCCATGGCCCGGGTCGCGCCCACGTCCCCGGCAGCCATTGCGGACTGGACAGCCGCAGTAGCGCTCGGCTTGGTCCGCATCACCGACGGGAGCGTCGAAGCCGCTTCGCAAAACCTGAAGATTCTTCTCACCCACCAGTTCTCCCAGCCGTGGCTACGTCCCGACACCCTGCCGTTCGTGATGCAAGGCATCCGAACAGCCGTCGACGACCTGCCCGGCACCACCGACCCGCTGCCGGCGGTACTTGCCCACACGTACAGTCAGATCGCAGGGAAGCATGGCGCTTGTCAGGCCGCTGAGTTCCTGTTGATGTTGGTCGCGAACCTGGGCGACCAGGAGAGGGCCACCGCAGCCAGAGTCATCCTCACGAGCGAGACGTAG
- a CDS encoding ArdC-like ssDNA-binding domain-containing protein, whose translation MAALVTGEDWTRAMTFAVRFRSRSFSNSLLIATAHLAAYNEGRVPEPSPTYVAGFRQWQSLGRHVVKGQSGYGILAPVTARFASREPANPGSWHRLGRGERPAPGEVVKSRLIGVKGTHVWDVSQTDGLPLPEPPRPVLLEGEAPSGLWDGLADQITSDGYELRLVSSSAAIGGANGLTDFLTREVSIRMDVDDAAQAKTLAHELGHCRLHAPKSVDADTTAAAEATVHRGTAEVEAESVALMVGAAHGLDTSAYTIPYVATWAKSVPGKTPVEVVQATAERVRATALGILDRLDTIKVGDGDPPGLDRAALTPSAPMRRIQAKTPAVEL comes from the coding sequence GTGGCCGCTCTCGTCACGGGTGAGGACTGGACACGTGCGATGACCTTCGCGGTCAGGTTCCGGTCGAGGAGCTTCAGCAACTCGCTCCTGATCGCCACAGCGCACCTCGCGGCGTACAACGAGGGTCGCGTGCCGGAGCCGAGCCCGACGTACGTCGCGGGGTTCCGGCAATGGCAGTCCCTCGGCCGGCATGTAGTCAAGGGACAGTCCGGGTACGGCATCCTCGCCCCGGTCACCGCACGATTCGCCAGCCGCGAGCCCGCCAATCCTGGGTCGTGGCATCGACTCGGCCGCGGCGAGAGGCCCGCTCCTGGCGAGGTCGTGAAGTCACGGCTCATCGGCGTGAAGGGCACCCACGTGTGGGACGTGTCGCAAACCGACGGTCTCCCGTTGCCGGAACCTCCACGTCCGGTCCTCCTGGAAGGGGAGGCGCCGTCGGGGCTGTGGGACGGCCTCGCCGATCAGATCACCTCCGACGGCTACGAACTACGGCTGGTCTCCTCGTCCGCAGCGATCGGAGGCGCCAACGGTCTCACTGACTTCCTCACCCGCGAAGTCTCGATACGCATGGACGTCGACGACGCAGCCCAGGCCAAGACGCTCGCGCACGAGCTCGGGCACTGCCGGCTCCATGCCCCGAAGTCCGTCGACGCCGACACGACTGCGGCGGCCGAGGCGACCGTGCATCGCGGGACTGCCGAGGTAGAAGCCGAGTCTGTCGCGCTTATGGTCGGCGCCGCCCATGGTCTGGACACGAGCGCCTACACCATCCCCTACGTCGCGACCTGGGCCAAAAGCGTCCCCGGCAAGACACCAGTCGAGGTCGTGCAAGCCACCGCCGAACGAGTCCGCGCCACTGCACTCGGGATCCTCGACCGGCTCGACACCATCAAGGTCGGCGACGGCGACCCACCCGGACTCGACCGGGCCGCACTCACCCCCTCCGCGCCCATGCGACGTATCCAAGCGAAGACTCCGGCGGTGGAGCTGTGA